One Rhizobiales bacterium GAS188 DNA window includes the following coding sequences:
- a CDS encoding Multimeric flavodoxin WrbA produces the protein MSNTCVAIVYHSGYGHTERQAEAVKAGVEQVEGAEGLLLTVEEAQTRWGDLASAEAIIFGAPTYVAGASAPFKVFHEATSNAVMAKGYAWKDKIAAGFTNSGTRSGDKLATLIQIALFAAQHGMHWVSLNLPPANHSTTGSEHDLNRLGFWLGAGAQSNIDEGPEFAPPEADLATARHLGQRVAETTCQFVRGRAAGRALIDLSY, from the coding sequence ATGTCGAATACTTGCGTCGCCATCGTCTACCACAGCGGCTACGGTCACACCGAGCGGCAAGCCGAGGCCGTGAAAGCGGGCGTGGAACAGGTGGAGGGCGCCGAAGGTCTGCTTCTGACTGTCGAGGAAGCGCAAACGCGCTGGGGCGATTTGGCCTCCGCCGAAGCGATCATCTTCGGCGCGCCGACTTACGTGGCCGGCGCTTCGGCTCCGTTCAAAGTTTTCCACGAGGCGACTTCCAATGCGGTCATGGCCAAGGGCTATGCGTGGAAGGACAAGATCGCAGCCGGCTTCACCAATTCGGGCACCCGTTCCGGCGATAAGCTGGCGACGCTGATCCAGATCGCTCTGTTCGCCGCCCAGCATGGCATGCACTGGGTCAGTCTCAATCTGCCGCCTGCGAACCATTCGACGACGGGATCGGAACATGACCTGAATCGACTAGGCTTCTGGCTGGGCGCCGGCGCGCAATCGAATATTGACGAAGGGCCCGAGTTCGCGCCTCCCGAGGCGGATCTCGCCACGGCGCGTCATCTCGGACAGCGCGTGGCCGAGACGACATGTCAGTTCGTCCGCGGTCGCGCCGCGGGCCGTGCTCTGATCGATCTAAGCTATTGA
- a CDS encoding RNA polymerase, sigma subunit, ECF family, which yields MSMAGAHDALEAVYRTEARRVLATLIRLLGGFEAAEEALHEAFAAAAKQWPREGVPANPYAWLVSTGRFKTIDRWRRQARLAGALPEFAALADTEPEPAMLEHIQDDELRLIFTCCHPALAPDARIALTLREVGGLTTEEIARAYLAPAPTIAQRIVRAKAKIRDDAIPYEVPARAELPARLESALQVVYLIFNEGYAATQGPSLTRDDLCAEAIRLGRLVAELLDDPEALGLLALMLLHEARRATRVDAAGDFVLLEDQDRSLWDRGRIAEARGLIERALVSRRVGPYLLQAAIAAVHAEAPSAGETDWAQIVALYDVLRRVDPSPVVALNRAAALGMRDGPEAGLAAIEAVLGQGGLDDYHLAHAARADMQRRLGLTEAARASYQRALELTRQPAERRFLQARLNQLAAGRTTLKD from the coding sequence ATGAGCATGGCCGGCGCGCACGACGCCCTGGAGGCGGTGTACCGTACCGAGGCGCGGCGCGTGCTGGCGACCCTGATCCGCCTCCTGGGGGGCTTCGAAGCGGCGGAGGAGGCCCTGCACGAGGCCTTCGCCGCCGCGGCTAAGCAGTGGCCGCGCGAGGGCGTCCCGGCCAATCCCTATGCCTGGCTGGTTTCCACCGGCCGTTTCAAGACCATCGACCGCTGGCGCCGGCAGGCGCGGTTGGCGGGCGCCTTGCCCGAGTTCGCGGCGCTGGCGGACACGGAACCGGAGCCGGCCATGCTCGAACACATCCAGGATGACGAGTTGCGGCTGATCTTCACCTGCTGCCACCCGGCCCTCGCGCCGGACGCGCGCATCGCGCTCACCTTGCGCGAGGTGGGCGGGCTGACCACCGAGGAGATCGCCCGGGCTTATCTGGCGCCCGCACCGACCATCGCTCAGCGCATCGTGCGGGCGAAGGCGAAGATCCGCGACGATGCCATCCCCTACGAAGTCCCGGCCCGCGCCGAGCTGCCGGCGCGGCTCGAGAGCGCGCTGCAGGTGGTCTATCTGATCTTCAACGAGGGCTACGCGGCGACCCAAGGGCCGAGCCTGACGCGAGACGATCTTTGCGCGGAGGCGATCCGGCTGGGCCGGCTGGTGGCCGAGCTCCTCGACGATCCCGAGGCCCTGGGCCTGCTCGCTTTGATGCTGCTGCACGAGGCGCGACGCGCCACACGCGTCGATGCGGCCGGCGACTTCGTCCTGCTGGAGGATCAGGACCGGTCGCTATGGGACCGTGGGCGGATCGCCGAAGCCCGCGGCCTGATCGAGCGGGCCCTGGTTTCGCGACGCGTCGGACCCTACCTCCTGCAGGCCGCCATCGCGGCGGTTCACGCCGAGGCGCCGAGCGCCGGCGAAACCGACTGGGCCCAGATCGTCGCGCTCTACGACGTGCTGCGTCGCGTCGACCCCTCGCCGGTGGTGGCCCTGAACCGAGCAGCCGCCCTCGGCATGCGTGACGGGCCCGAAGCCGGGCTCGCGGCGATCGAAGCGGTGCTGGGGCAGGGCGGCCTCGACGACTACCACCTGGCCCACGCCGCGCGCGCCGACATGCAGCGCAGGCTCGGCCTCACCGAGGCGGCGCGGGCCTCCTACCAACGCGCCCTCGAGCTGACGCGCCAGCCCGCGGAGCGTCGGTTCCTGCAGGCGCGCCTCAATCAACTCGCCGCCGGGAGGACCACGCTGAAGGATTAG
- a CDS encoding Pimeloyl-ACP methyl ester carboxylesterase: MTAISHISTPLLDIAYEQAGPRSGRPVILLHGWPDDARTWDRVLPSLHGAGLRTFSPYLRGFGPTRFRSAATPRSGQLTALAQDALDLATALGLGKFVILGHDWGARAAYIATAIAPERISHCVSLSVGWGTNHPDQALSLRQARNYWYHWFMALERGAEAFRRDGEGFARLMWDSWGPQGWYSQAEFAATARSFANPDWTQIVLHSYRHRWGNAEGDPAYDPLEIRVRSAPVIQVPTLVIHGAVDGSNDQAMSAGREGVFSGPYRRFVLDGVGHFPSREVPEPVAKAVIECGVQPR, encoded by the coding sequence ATGACGGCCATATCGCATATCTCCACGCCGCTCCTCGATATCGCCTATGAGCAGGCGGGCCCAAGATCGGGCCGCCCCGTGATCTTGCTGCACGGATGGCCGGACGATGCGCGGACCTGGGACCGCGTCCTGCCATCCTTGCATGGGGCGGGCCTTCGCACATTCTCACCCTACCTACGTGGATTTGGGCCGACGCGCTTTCGCTCCGCCGCGACGCCGCGCTCGGGCCAGCTCACAGCCTTGGCGCAGGACGCCCTTGATCTCGCCACGGCGCTCGGTCTCGGAAAGTTCGTGATCCTCGGCCATGACTGGGGCGCGAGAGCAGCCTACATTGCCACCGCGATCGCGCCGGAGCGCATCAGCCATTGCGTGTCGCTCTCGGTGGGCTGGGGGACCAATCATCCCGATCAGGCATTGTCGCTGCGGCAGGCCCGCAACTATTGGTATCACTGGTTCATGGCGCTGGAGCGCGGAGCGGAGGCGTTCCGGCGCGACGGCGAGGGCTTCGCGCGTCTCATGTGGGATAGCTGGGGGCCGCAGGGGTGGTACAGCCAAGCGGAATTCGCGGCGACCGCAAGATCCTTTGCGAATCCCGACTGGACCCAAATCGTGCTGCATTCCTATCGGCACCGCTGGGGCAATGCCGAGGGCGATCCGGCATACGACCCGCTCGAGATACGCGTGAGGTCGGCGCCGGTGATCCAGGTCCCGACGCTCGTGATCCACGGTGCGGTCGACGGTTCCAACGACCAGGCCATGTCCGCCGGCCGGGAGGGCGTGTTCTCGGGGCCTTATCGGAGATTTGTGCTTGACGGCGTCGGCCATTTTCCGAGCCGCGAAGTGCCCGAGCCCGTCGCCAAGGCCGTCATCGAATGTGGGGTGCAGCCTAGATGA
- a CDS encoding cytochrome c oxidase subunit 2: protein MAIAVAIILALVAVGSVLFHFLSPWWWTPIASNWGSIDDTIIITFWITGVVFTAIVLFMAYCVFRFRHREGSRAEYAPENKKLESWLAIVTAVGVAAILAPGLAVWYQFVNVPKGAAEIEVVGQQWSWSFRLPGKGGVLGTSDIKFVSSDNPLGLNPDDPNGKDNLVVIGDDLHLPIGKPVKVLLRSLDVVHDFYVPEFRAKMDLMPGIVTYFWLTPTKTGTFEILCAGFCGVGHPQMRGKVVIDEDKDYQAWLQKQQRFADMFKLDATKEKRASAR from the coding sequence ATGGCTATCGCGGTCGCGATCATACTGGCTTTGGTGGCAGTCGGCTCGGTGTTGTTTCACTTCCTGAGCCCCTGGTGGTGGACGCCCATTGCCTCGAACTGGGGCAGCATCGACGATACGATCATCATCACCTTCTGGATCACCGGGGTCGTCTTTACCGCGATCGTTTTGTTCATGGCCTATTGCGTGTTCCGCTTCCGACATCGGGAGGGAAGCCGGGCGGAATATGCGCCGGAAAACAAGAAACTCGAATCCTGGCTCGCCATCGTGACGGCTGTCGGTGTCGCGGCCATATTGGCGCCGGGCCTGGCGGTCTGGTACCAATTCGTCAACGTGCCGAAAGGGGCGGCCGAGATCGAGGTCGTGGGCCAGCAATGGAGTTGGAGCTTCCGCCTTCCGGGCAAGGGAGGCGTGCTCGGCACATCCGACATCAAATTCGTCAGCTCGGATAACCCCTTGGGGTTGAACCCTGACGACCCCAACGGCAAGGACAATCTCGTCGTCATCGGCGATGATCTCCATCTGCCCATCGGCAAGCCTGTCAAAGTATTGCTCCGATCGCTCGATGTCGTGCACGATTTCTATGTGCCGGAATTCCGGGCGAAAATGGATTTGATGCCGGGGATCGTGACCTATTTCTGGCTCACGCCGACAAAGACCGGGACGTTCGAGATTCTGTGTGCCGGGTTCTGCGGGGTCGGGCACCCGCAAATGCGCGGCAAGGTCGTGATCGACGAGGACAAGGACTATCAGGCCTGGCTGCAGAAACAGCAGCGCTTCGCGGACATGTTCAAATTGGATGCGACGAAGGAGAAGCGAGCATCCGCGAGATGA
- a CDS encoding Uncharacterized conserved protein — translation MQYACLIYFDAKAVFDQSPEANAVLAEVAPHNDQLRASGHFVTSQALVLPREAVTVRVRDGKMSATDGPFMETKEMLGGFVVIEARDLNEAVRIAAGMPFAKLGSVEVRPVVDFSKPRPKL, via the coding sequence ATGCAGTACGCCTGCCTGATCTATTTCGACGCCAAAGCGGTGTTCGATCAAAGCCCTGAGGCCAATGCGGTCCTCGCCGAGGTCGCGCCCCACAATGACCAACTCAGGGCCAGCGGTCATTTCGTGACGTCTCAGGCTCTGGTGCTGCCGAGAGAGGCCGTCACCGTGCGGGTGCGCGACGGCAAGATGTCGGCGACCGACGGTCCGTTCATGGAGACCAAGGAGATGCTCGGCGGTTTCGTCGTGATCGAGGCGCGTGATCTCAACGAGGCCGTGCGGATCGCGGCGGGCATGCCGTTCGCAAAGCTGGGCTCCGTCGAGGTGCGACCGGTCGTGGATTTCAGCAAGCCCCGGCCGAAACTATGA
- a CDS encoding Predicted DNA-binding protein, MmcQ/YjbR family, protein MTYEKFNEFCGALASTTYVVQWGGSHVWKVGGKVFAIGGWQDDEPGFTFKVSQISFEMLKAKPGLRPAPYLASRGMMWIQHFAKPGLSDDELRDYIRRSHLIVWQGLPKKKQVELGLIKR, encoded by the coding sequence ATGACCTACGAGAAATTCAATGAATTCTGTGGCGCCCTCGCCTCCACCACTTATGTGGTCCAATGGGGCGGGTCGCATGTCTGGAAAGTCGGCGGCAAGGTGTTCGCAATCGGCGGCTGGCAAGACGACGAGCCAGGCTTCACCTTCAAGGTGAGCCAGATTTCATTCGAAATGCTCAAGGCAAAGCCGGGATTGCGCCCGGCACCGTATCTCGCGTCACGCGGCATGATGTGGATCCAGCATTTTGCGAAGCCAGGGCTCTCGGATGATGAGCTCAGGGACTATATTCGCCGATCGCATCTCATCGTCTGGCAGGGCTTGCCCAAGAAGAAGCAGGTCGAGCTTGGGCTCATCAAGCGGTAG
- a CDS encoding Uncharacterized conserved protein: MTSDTLFTPLTGGCKCSKVRFRMEVAPIITHCCHCRSCQKVSGSAFRTNAMIETDHLTILEGEPLPLQGAGGQKEVQCPACGSALWAHQPKLGEAIAIVSVGMLDHGERLPPEAHYFTRSKHPWVTLPPDLPAFEEMGYPAKAAAGARIKAALAATGPGPSMDAGVVDAQVRDG; the protein is encoded by the coding sequence ATGACCAGCGATACCCTCTTCACCCCGCTCACCGGCGGCTGCAAATGCAGCAAGGTGCGCTTCCGCATGGAGGTCGCCCCGATCATCACCCATTGCTGCCATTGCCGCTCTTGCCAGAAGGTCAGCGGGTCGGCCTTCCGTACTAACGCAATGATCGAGACTGACCATTTGACCATCCTCGAAGGCGAGCCCCTGCCGCTCCAGGGCGCCGGGGGTCAAAAGGAGGTCCAGTGCCCCGCCTGCGGGTCTGCTCTGTGGGCCCATCAACCGAAATTAGGCGAGGCGATCGCTATCGTCAGTGTGGGCATGCTGGATCACGGCGAGCGCCTGCCACCCGAGGCCCATTATTTCACGCGCTCCAAACATCCTTGGGTGACCCTGCCGCCCGACCTCCCCGCCTTCGAGGAGATGGGCTACCCGGCGAAAGCCGCGGCCGGCGCGCGCATCAAAGCCGCGCTCGCGGCCACAGGCCCAGGGCCTTCAATGGATGCCGGGGTCGTCGACGCCCAAGTCCGGGATGGCTGA